One Symphalangus syndactylus isolate Jambi chromosome 20, NHGRI_mSymSyn1-v2.1_pri, whole genome shotgun sequence DNA segment encodes these proteins:
- the DUSP14 gene encoding dual specificity protein phosphatase 14 — MSSRGHSTLPRTLMAPRMISEGDIGGIAQITSSLFLGRGSVASNRHLLQARGITCIVNATIEIPNFNWPQFEYVKVPLADMPHAPIGLYFDTVADKIHSVSRKHGATLVHCAAGVSRSATLCIAYLMKFHNVCLLEAYNWVKARRPVIRPNVGFWRQLIDYERQLFGKSTVKMVQTPYGIVPDVYEKESRHLMPYWGI, encoded by the coding sequence ATGAGCTCCAGAGGTCACAGCACGCTACCAAGGACTCTCATGGCCCCTCGGATGATTTCCGAGGGAGACATAGGAGGCATTGCTCAAATCACCTCCTCTCTATTCCTGGGCAGAGGCAGTGTGGCCTCCAATCGGCACCTCCTCCAGGCTCGTGGCATCACCTGCATTGTTAATGCTACCATTGAGATCCCTAATTTCAACTGGCCCCAATTTGAGTATGTTAAAGTGCCTCTGGCTGACATGCCGCACGCCCCCATTGGACTGTACTTTGACACCGTGGCTGACAAGATCCACAGTGTGAGCAGGAAGCACGGGGCCACCTTGGTGCACTGTGCTGCAGGGGTGAGCCGCTCAGCCACGCTGTGTATCGCGTACCTGATGAAATTCCACAACGTGTGCCTGCTGGAGGCGTACAACTGGGTGAAAGCCCGGCGACCTGTCATCAGGCCCAACGTAGGCTTCTGGAGGCAACTGATAGACTACGAGCGCCAGCTCTTTGGGAAGTCGACAGTTAAAATGGTACAGACACCTTATGGCATAGTTCCCGACGTCTATGAGAAGGAGTCCCGACACCTGATGCCTTACTGGGGGATTTAG